In Fibrobacter sp., the genomic window ATTGCTTCCCCTGAAACAAGCTCAGGGTCGCAATGACACGCTGGAAAGACTTCTTCATAAGAACATCCCCGTCTATAGTTTATCTTGTGAAATATAGGTAATGCCCCTGCCAAAGTCCATACCCCCCCCATTGTAAAATTTGGGTAACAAATTGGGGGGGGTGGCACCGAAAACAGAACTCTCGGCGGAAACGGTTCTTACTTGTAAAACATCGAGGGAGAGATTTGTTTAAAAATTTGCCCTTTCCTGGTTCTGTTTTGTATATTACCCCGCGAAAGTCGTATTTCCATATCCCATAGCAGCCAAAATAGGCTGCGGGCTATGGAAATACGACTTTTTTTTGGAGGTAAAATGAGCAAAAAGGATAAAATTGAGATTCCCGACCAGGTCGGGAACGAAAACAGGGGCGAAATCGTGCTTTACCAGCCGGAAGGCGAAGTCCGGCTGGAAGTGCGTGTAGAAAACGAGACGGTGTGGCTTACGCAAGCACAGATGGCTGCGCTGTTCGAAAGAGAGCGTTCCGTCATCGCAAAGCATATCAAAAACGTATTCAAGGAGGGCGAACTGGATTCAAAAGTGGTATGTGCAAATTTTGCACATACCACTCCCCATGGCGCAATTAAAGGGAAAATGCAGATTTCTGAGGTCGTCCTGTACAACCTTGACGTAATCATCTCTGTCGGCTATCGCGTTAAATCTATTGCTGGCACGCGTTTTCGCCAGTGGGCAAATCACGTCCTTAAAGACTACATGCTCAATGGCTATGTCGTGAACCAGCGAAAGCTATCGACCGATTTGCAGATTGCGGACCGTCTGCACGAACAGCGGCAACTCATCGAGAGCCAGGGAACAGAAATCGCGGATGTCCGGAAGTCTATTGCCGAACAGGATTCCCGGCTTTCTGCAGTCGAACAACGTATAGACTTTTTCGTGAATGCGGCACAAACTCCAACGGGTGGAATTCTTACGACTGGAACGCGGTTTGACGGGTTTATACTGATTTCGGATCTTGTGAAAACCGCCAAAAAATCCGTAGTATTCATCGACCCGTATGCCACCGTCGAGGTGCTAAAATTCGCGGCCATGCGGGCGAAAGGTGTCTCGGCGACAATCTACTCCCCGAGAATTACACCCGAATTCCAAGCTGCAGCAGAATTGCACAAAAAGCAGTACCCAAATTTAGAACTGAAGACCATGCGCACGATTCACGACCGTTTTCTTCTGGTCGATGACACTGTATATCTTTTTGGCGCAAGTTTCAAGGACATGGGTAACGAGATGACGGCTTTCAGCGTGCTGGATTTTGTGACACCGGAGGAAGTCATCGAGAAAGTGAGGGAAAGCACGAAGGGGTAAAAAAACTTAGCGAAAGACTCTCGGCGGAAACTCGCAGGGACTAACAGTCACAAGAGTTTCCTCCTGCAGAAACGATTTTTGCCCAAAAAAAGTCTTGACCGCAAAGCACTTGTGAACCAGAGCCATTTTTTTTGTTTATTGACCGAGATGTGAGTTTCTCGAGTGAACAGTCGAACGAAGTGAGTCCCTGTGAACGAGAGATATTCACATCGAGGGAGAGATTTGTTGAAGGAAACGCCCGCCAAAATAATAGCGGATCCTCGCCTTGATTCGACTTCGCTCACCACAGGTCGCGAGGATGACGAGAAGGGTTGCGGGGTCTTAGGGGCAGAGCCCCTAGGAGAGGGGGTAGGCAAAGACTTGCCCCTGAAAATTGCTGGTATGAAAAGTATGGATCCCGTCGCTGCGCTCCAGGATGACAGCGGGCATGACATGGTGGGGCAAGGCTTTGCCGAGGGGGAGGCTTCCCCCGCCAAGGTAAAGAGGGAAAACTTTACAAAAGGGAATCCAGTTCTTCGGAGCTGGTGGCTACCTGCTGCTTGTTGTTCCAGATGCGCATGAAGGTCTTGCCGTAGGCCTCGTTCACCACGCGGTTGTCGAGAATCAGGATTTTTCCGGAGTCCGATTCCGTGCGGATAAGGCGGCCAAGGCCCTGGCGCAGTTCCATGTAGGCCTCGGGCACAAAGTAGCTCTTGAAGGTGTTTTCGCCCCGGGATTTCATGTCGGCGGAAATGCCCGCCACCAGCGGGTCCGAGGGGTTGGGGAACGGAAGCTTGGTAATGACCAAAAGTTTCAGCGCGTCGCCGGGGAAATCTACGCCCTCCCACAGGGTCTGGCAGCCAAGCAGGCAGGCGCCGCGGGACTTGCGGAACATGGACACGAGACCGTCCAGGGAACCATCTACGTGCTGGCACAGCAAAAGCTTGTTCTTGGCAGCAAAGGCAGGAGCCAGCGCCGCCTGGGCCTTCAGCATGGTGGAGACGCTGGTGAACAGCACCAGGGCGTTTTCGTCGGTCTTGGGCAAGACCTGCAAAAGGGTTTCGTTCAGGGCTTCGCCGAATTCCGCCGTAGAGGGCTTGGGCAGGTATTTCGTCACGATGACGGAGGTGCGGGAGTTGCGGGCCTGTTCGTCGGGGAACACCTTGAGGAAGGGCCGCTTACCAGGGCCGTCGCTGGACATGCCCATTTTCTGGACAAAGTAAGAAAGGTCGCCCTGCACCGCCAAGGTGGCGGAGGTGAACAGCGCCGACTTTATCCAGGGGTAGAATTTTTCCTTCCAGGTGTCGCCGGAATGGAGCGGGTAGGCATGCATCTTGAGGGTGTGGGGATTGAAGGGTTCTTCCAGGTAGAACACCCAATCATTTCGGCCCGCCTTGGTCAAGAATTCAAAATCCGTCATGAAACGGGACAGTTCTTCCATGGCGCCGCGGGCATCCTTCACCAGGCCCTTGGTCGCAGGCACTGCCGCAAGGGCGTCAAACAGCTTGTCGGCTTGGGATGCAGCCACCAGGAACTGGTCCACAAAGGGTTTGGGGTCGGCGTCGTATTCGGCGAGAATCCCGTTCCGGTAGATAAGTCCCGTCTTGTCCGTTTTCAGCTTGCCGATGCGTTTGCCGATTTTCATGAAGAATCGGTGCAGGCATTTTTCCGTCTCGTTCAGGGCGCCAATCAGTTCTTCGCAGGCGGCAAGGAGAGCCGTCTCCTCGGCAGGGATGCGGTTCTCGATTTCGGCTACGAGTCCATCTTTGTTGAGCCTGGAAGGCACCAGAGTCTTGACGGTGTTCCTGAAACCGAAGAAGGATACCAGCCTGCCCTGGGCCTGGTTGCTCACTTCGGGGAGGCGGTGGGCTTCGTCAAAGACGATGTGTTCGTAGGCGGGGAGCAGCGCAAAATCCAGTTTCAGATCCGCCATGAACAAAGCGTGGTTCACCAACAGCATGTTGGAAGCGGCCGCGCGGCGCTTGGCCACCATGGCGGGGCAATGGGAATAATGGGGACACTTTTCGCCTTCGCAGGTAGCGGCACTGCTCGAAAGCTTGGACCAGAGCACCCGATTGCGGTTGTGGTTGAAAGAGGTGCATTCGTTGATGTCGCCAGTAGTAGTCGTCTCTACCCAGGGGAGCAACGCCATAAAAGAATCCCGCTCGTCACTCTGCAAAAGGCCGGCGGAACATTCCAGCATCTGCTCGAACTTGCGCAGGCAAAGATAGTTGTCCCGGCCTTTCAGCATGGAGACCTTCAGACGGCCATCGAACAGCGGTTCGATCTGCGGGATGTCGTGATTCCAGAGCTGCTCCTGCAGGGCACGAGTAGCTGTGCTGATGACCACACGTTCGCCAGCCACCGCCTTGTTGGCGGCGGCCACCAGGTAGGCCATGGACTTTCCGGAGCCCGTAGGAGCCTCTATGACGCAGAGGCCGCCCTTGTACATGTTGCGTTCGGCGATGGCGGCGTATTCCGCCTGGTTCTTGCGGTAGGCAAATTCCGGAATCTGCTTGGAAAGAAGCCCGCCCTCGTCAAAAAATTCGGAGACCCGACGGCCCTTTGCAGGAACTGCGGCGCCCGACTCAGCCGCCACTTCGGGAATCTTGTAGCCCGGCTTGGAACCTGCGGCGACACCGGAGGCGTTTTCGGCTGTGGAATTGTCGGCCTTGGCAGCACTCCCGAAAAGAGCTTCCCAATGACTGCCTGCACCTACACGCACAAGAGCGTCCATGAGCCAACTGTCCATAGACGAAATTTTCTCGAAGGATTTTACGAACAGGTTTCCGCAGGCCTCTGCATCGGGGAGCGCCCTATGGGCGCGGCTCTGCTCAATCCCGAGGGCCTGCACCAGCGTATCCAGGCGATGGTTGGGAACATCCTGGAAGGCGATTCTTGAAAGGGTCAGGGAATCCCAAACGGGATGGTTTGCAAAGTCGATTCCCACCTTCTCGAAAGCGCCTTTCAAGAAGCGTGCGTC contains:
- a CDS encoding virulence RhuM family protein — protein: MSKKDKIEIPDQVGNENRGEIVLYQPEGEVRLEVRVENETVWLTQAQMAALFERERSVIAKHIKNVFKEGELDSKVVCANFAHTTPHGAIKGKMQISEVVLYNLDVIISVGYRVKSIAGTRFRQWANHVLKDYMLNGYVVNQRKLSTDLQIADRLHEQRQLIESQGTEIADVRKSIAEQDSRLSAVEQRIDFFVNAAQTPTGGILTTGTRFDGFILISDLVKTAKKSVVFIDPYATVEVLKFAAMRAKGVSATIYSPRITPEFQAAAELHKKQYPNLELKTMRTIHDRFLLVDDTVYLFGASFKDMGNEMTAFSVLDFVTPEEVIEKVRESTKG
- a CDS encoding DEAD/DEAH box helicase produces the protein MNIPTFIAIDLETTGLEFDKDEIIEVALVRFENGKATESVDYLVRPATVKLRPFIESLTGITQKELDESEDFASLAGKIRSFIGDSPIVAHNASFDARFLKGAFEKVGIDFANHPVWDSLTLSRIAFQDVPNHRLDTLVQALGIEQSRAHRALPDAEACGNLFVKSFEKISSMDSWLMDALVRVGAGSHWEALFGSAAKADNSTAENASGVAAGSKPGYKIPEVAAESGAAVPAKGRRVSEFFDEGGLLSKQIPEFAYRKNQAEYAAIAERNMYKGGLCVIEAPTGSGKSMAYLVAAANKAVAGERVVISTATRALQEQLWNHDIPQIEPLFDGRLKVSMLKGRDNYLCLRKFEQMLECSAGLLQSDERDSFMALLPWVETTTTGDINECTSFNHNRNRVLWSKLSSSAATCEGEKCPHYSHCPAMVAKRRAAASNMLLVNHALFMADLKLDFALLPAYEHIVFDEAHRLPEVSNQAQGRLVSFFGFRNTVKTLVPSRLNKDGLVAEIENRIPAEETALLAACEELIGALNETEKCLHRFFMKIGKRIGKLKTDKTGLIYRNGILAEYDADPKPFVDQFLVAASQADKLFDALAAVPATKGLVKDARGAMEELSRFMTDFEFLTKAGRNDWVFYLEEPFNPHTLKMHAYPLHSGDTWKEKFYPWIKSALFTSATLAVQGDLSYFVQKMGMSSDGPGKRPFLKVFPDEQARNSRTSVIVTKYLPKPSTAEFGEALNETLLQVLPKTDENALVLFTSVSTMLKAQAALAPAFAAKNKLLLCQHVDGSLDGLVSMFRKSRGACLLGCQTLWEGVDFPGDALKLLVITKLPFPNPSDPLVAGISADMKSRGENTFKSYFVPEAYMELRQGLGRLIRTESDSGKILILDNRVVNEAYGKTFMRIWNNKQQVATSSEELDSLL